A DNA window from Ipomoea triloba cultivar NCNSP0323 chromosome 10, ASM357664v1 contains the following coding sequences:
- the LOC116032049 gene encoding lysine histidine transporter-like 8 has protein sequence MEDGERIGSLTRIAPVDIGDETPAQVQAFGGISVEGDSSLERNPSYKELAPLDSCLPITESRNGNFFTITSHMLSSGIGLQALLLPVAFTSLGWVWGIICLSLLFVWQLYTIWLLVDLHESTTTGTRFSRYTHLAIVAFGGKMGKLAAIFPTMYLSGGACVLLIINGGGSLQLFYKTMCGGDPKCHDKGLTGAEWFLVFLCIAILIALFFPNLNSLAWVSLVGSLMGIAYCTILWTLSLTKGRPPQGVTYDPPQLSTSKLDRFRDIANALALISLAFRGHNIILEIQGTLPSNSKVPLRRRMWRGVIASYLLIALCHFPLAIAGYWAYGNLMPTSYQKGGILNAFEKFHQHDISKSLMGAIYMIIIIACLCTYQIYALPVLDNWERIYLSKKKMSCPKWVRIGLKVLFGGLTYLVSVAFPFLGSLAGFIGSIALPLTLAYPCFMWIAMKKPRPYSLVWCVNMGLGCLGMLMCTVLATATLWNLIGNGLHANFFNP, from the exons ATGGAAGATGGTGAGAGGATTGGATCATTGACGAGAATAGCTCCAGTGGATATCGGGGATGAGACGCCGGCACAAGTGCAGGCTTTTGGAGGTATTAGCGTGGAAGGAGATTCATCTTTGGAGAGAAACCCGTCCTACAAGGAGTTGGCTCCACTAGATTCGTGCCTCCCCATTACCGAATCCAGAAATGGCAACTTTTTCACCATCACCTCACATATGCTCTCATCTGGAATTGGACTCCAGGCCCTCCTTCTCCCAGTTGCATTCACCTCCCTTGgttg GGTTTGGGGTATTATCTGTCTGTCGTTGCTATTTGTATGGCAACTGTATACCATATGGTTGTTGGTGGATCTTCACGAATCGACGACCACAGGGACTCGCTTCAGCAGATACACCCATCTCGCAATTGTAGCTTTTG GTGGAAAAATGGGCAAGTTGGCAGCTATATTCCCAACAATGTATTTATCGGGAGGGGCGTGCGTGTTGCTAATAATCAACGGGGGAGGGAGCCTTCAGCTCTTCTACAAAACCATGTGCGGAGGTGATCCCAAATGCCACGACAAAGGACTTACTGGCGCTGAATGGTTCTTGGTGTTTCTTTGCATTGCCATCTTGATTGCCCTCTTCTTTCCCAACTTGAATTCCTTGGCTTGGGTTTCTCTCGTCGGTTCACTCATGGGTATTGCCTACTGTACTATACTCTGGACTTTATCCCTCACCAAAGGCAGGCCGCCGCAAGGAGTTACCTACGATCCACCTCAGCTTTCTACTTCAAAGCTGGACAGGTTCCGGGACATCGCAAATGCTCTTGCGCTCATCTCCCTTGCATTTAGAGGTCACAATATCATCCTAGAGATACAG GGGACATTGCCTTCAAATTCAAAAGTTCCATTGCGCCGCCGCATGTGGAGAGGAGTAATTGCATCATATCTACTCATAGCATTATGTCATTTTCCGCTGGCCATTGCGGGGTATTGGGCTTATGGCAACCTG ATGCCGACATCATATCAAAAAGGAGGAATATTAAATGCATTTGAAAAGTTCCACCAACATGACATATCGAAATCCTTAATGGGTGCGATATACATGATCATCATCATTGCCTGCTTGTGCACCTACCAAATCTACGCATTGCCGGTGTTGGACAACTGGGAAAGAATATACTTGAGCAAGAAAAAGATGAGCTGCCCAAAGTGGGTGCGAATAGGTCTCAAAGTTTTGTTTGGTGGATTGACCTACTTAGTATCAGTAGCTTTCCCGTTCTTGGGAAGTTTGGCAGGCTTCATTGGCTCCATCGCACTGCCACTTACTTTGGCTTATCCATGTTTTATGTGGATTGCCATGAAAAAACCTCGTCCCTACAGCTTAGTGTGGTGCGTCAACATGGGTCTAGGTTGTTTAGGCATGTTGATGTGTACGGTATTGGCGACTGCAACATTGTGGAATTTGATAGGTAATGGCTTGCAcgctaatttttttaatccttAA
- the LOC116032008 gene encoding alanine--tRNA ligase, chloroplastic/mitochondrial isoform X1, translating to MASLKLPYYYLQNARESNSMLSFPTTVISTKFSLPFATGYRDCASSVISTVSLIYHSGLYCRWSNTKRVRGEWFTTRAQPMAEELLEDISVDLPTSGNSIRQRFLNFYAARGHKVLPSSSLVPDDPTVLLTIAGMLQFKPIFLGKAPREVPCAATSQRCIRTNDIENVGRTSRHHTFFEMLGNFSFGDYFKEEAIRWAWELSISEYGLAADRLWISVYEDDDETFAIWHNVIGVPEDRIKRLGEEDNFWTSGITGPCGPCSEIYYDFHPERGSEDADLGDDSRFIEFYNLVFMQYNKKDDGSLEPLKQKNIDTGLGLERMARILQKVPNNYETDVIFPIIEKASELANVSYALADEPTKTKLKVIGDHMRAIVFLISDGVVPSNIGRGYVARRLIRRAVRTGRLLGIKGDGTGNVEGAFLPILAEKVIELSTQIDPDLKIKSSRIVDELKREELRFVLTLERGEKLLEQMLADAVSNSQGTGNVPCISGKDAFLLYDTYGFPVEITNEVANELGVGVDMKSFDTEMEKQRRQSQAAHNTVKLMVENGANLTESVPDTEFLGYNTLSAKAVVEGLLVRGSPVSCVSEGSEVDIFLDKTPFYAESGGQIGDRGYLYVMEDGNHPKAVIEIKDVQKSLDSVFVHKGTITEGTVEVGGEVEAAVDAKLRQGAKVHHTATHLLQSALKRVIGQETSQAGSLVAFDRLRFDFNFHRPLQDNELMEIERLINTWIGEAIFLETKVMSLTDAKRAGAIAMFGEKYGEQVRVVDVPGVSMELCGGTHVSNTSEIRGFKIISEQGIASGTRRIEAVAGDAFIEYVVARDNYMKQLCSSLKVKAEEVPTRVEALMGELRAARNEVSAARAKAAIYKASAVANRAFTVGTSKKIRMVVECMEDIDADSLKSAAEYLVDFLQDPAAVILGSCPSEEKVSLVVALTPGVVDLGIKAGEIIKPIAKLCGGGGGGRPNFAQAGGKKPENLVGALEEARKDITRQLEK from the exons ATGGCCAGCCTGAAGCTCCCTTACTACTATCTTCAAAATGCCCGCGAATCGAATTCCATGCTCTCTTTTCCCACTACAGTCATAAGCACAAAATTTTCTCTTCCATTTGCCACGG GTTATAGGGATTGTGCAAGCTCGGTAATTAGCACTGTTTCTCTAATTTACCATAGTGGCTTGTACTGCCGGTGGTCTAATACAAAGAGAGTAAGGGGAGAATGGTTCACTACAAGAG CACAGCCCATGGCTGAGGAACTATTAGAAGATATTTCCGTGGATCTTCCAACCAGTGGCAACTCTATACGCCAGAGATTCCTCAACTTCTATGCTGCTAGAGGTCACAAGGTGCTTCCAAGTTCGTCTCTTGTGCCAGATGATCCTACTGTTCTATTGACAATTGCAGGAATGCTTCAGTTCAAGCCCATCTTCCTTGGGAAG GCACCAAGGGAAGTGCCTTGTGCCGCTACCTCTCAAAGATGCATACGTACAAATGACATTGAGAATGTGGGTCGAACTTCTAGACACCATACCTTCTTTGAAATGCTTGGGAATTTTAGTTTTGGAGATTATTTCAAGGAGGAAGCAATCCGATGGGCCTGGGAGCTTTCAATATCAGA ATATGGACTCGCAGCTGATAGATTATGGATTAGTGTTTATGAAGACGATGATGAAACTTTTGCAATATGGCACAATGTG ATAGGCGTTCCTGAAGATCGAATAAAAAGACTAGGTGAAGAGGACAACTTTTGGACCAGTGGAATAACTGGTCCTTGTGGTCCATGCTCTGAAATTTATTATGATTTCCATCCTGAGAGGGGATCTGAAGATGCT GATCTTGGAGATGACTCAAGATTTATAGAGTTCTACAACCTTGTATTTATGCAATACAACAAAAAAGATGACGGTTCACTCGAACCTTTAAAACAAAAGAACATAGATACGGGACTTGGCTTGGAGAGGATGGCTCGCATTCTGCAGAAG GTACCAAACAATTATGAGACTGACGTAATCTTTCCCATCATAGAGAAGGCTTCAGAATTGGCAAATGTCTCATATGCACTTGCAGATGAACCTACAAAAACCAAGCTTAaa GTCATTGGGGACCACATGCGtgcaattgtatttttaatatcaGATGGAGTTGTCCCATCAAATATTGGAAGAGGATATGTGGCTCGGCGTCTCATTAGAAGGGCTGTTCGAACTGGCAGGTTGCTTGGTATAAAAGGTGATGGGACAGGCAACGTTGAAGGAGCTTTTTTGCCAATCCTAGCTGAGAAAGTAATAGAGTTAAGCACCCAAATAGATCCTGATCTGAAGATAAAATCGTCTCGTATTGTTGACGAATTAAAAAGAGAGGAACTTCGTTTTGTACTCACACTAGAAAGGGGAGAAAAGCTTCTTGAGCAGATGTTAGCAGATGCAGTATCAAATTCTCAAGGAACTGGAAATGTTCCCTGTATATCTGGCAAGGATGCATTTCTTTTGTATGACACATATGGATTTCCAGTGGAGATAACCAATGAAGTTGCTAATGAACTTGGTGTTGGTGTAGATATGAAAAGCTTTGATACAGAAATGGAGAAACAAAGACGCCAATCTCAAGCTGCACATAATACTGTAAAACTCATGGTTGAAAATGGTGCAAATCTAACAGAGAGTGTTCCTGATACTGAATTTCTTGGTTATAATACCCTTTCTGCCAAGGCAGTGGTTGAGGGTTTGCTGGTAAGGGGCAGTCCTGTGTCATGTGTCTCTGAAGGAAGTGAAGTGGACATTTTTCTTGACAAAACCCCATTTTATGCTGAATCAGGAGGTCAAATTGGAGATCGTGGTTACCTGTATGTCATGGAGGACGGAAACCATCCAAAAGCTGTCATAGAAATTAAAGATGTCCAGAAATCTCTTGATAGCGTATTTGTACACAAAGGAACTATTACGGAAGGTACAGTGGAGGTTGGTGGAGAAGTAGAAGCTGCAGTAGATGCAAAGCTAAGACAGGGAGCTAAG GTTCATCATACTGCTACTCATTTGCTCCAATCAGCTCTTAAAAGAGTAATAGGCCAGGAAACATCTCAGGCTGGCTCATTGGTGGCTTTTGACCGTCTTAGGTTTGATTTCAACTTCCATAGACCTTTACAAGACAATGAGCTCATGGAAATTGAAAGACTAATCAACACATGGATTGGAGAAGCAATATTTTTGGAAACCAAAGTCATGTCCTTGACTGATGCAAAAAGAGCTGGAGCTATTGCTATGTTTGGAGAAAAATATGGAGAACAG GTGCGCGTGGTCGACGTCCCTGGTGTGTCAATGGAATTATGTGGTGGCACTCATGTCAGTAATACTTCTGAAATACGTGGCTTCAAAATAATTTCTGAACAGGGAATTGCATCTGGAACCAGGCGCATTGAAGCCGTTGCTGGTGATGCTTTTATAGAGTATGTCGTTGCCAGAGATAACTATATGAAGCAGCTATGTTCCTCTCTCAAA gtTAAAGCAGAAGAAGTTCCAACCAGGGTGGAAGCTCTTATGGGAGAGTTACGCGCTGCAAGAAATGAAGTTTCAGCTGCACGTGCAAAAGCTGCTATCTACAAAGCATCAGCAGTTGCTAACAGGGCATTTACCGTTGGAACTTCAAAAAAGATTAG GATGGTAGTTGAGTGCATGGAAGATATTGATGCAGATTCTCTTAAGAGTGCTGCAGAATATTTGGTAGATTTCTTACAAGATCCAGCTGCCGTGATCCTAGGCTCATGCCCTAGTGAAGAGAAGGTCAGTCTGGTTGTTGCTTTAACCCCGGGAGTAGTAGATCTTGGAATTAAAGCAGGTGAAATAATAAAGCCTATAGCTAAATTGTGTGGTGGAGGAGGGGGCGGCAGACCTAATTTTGCACAGGCAGGTGGAAAGAAGCCAGAGAATTTGGTGGGTGCGCTGGAAGAAGCTAGAAAAGACATAACAAGGCAGCTTGAAAAATGA
- the LOC116032008 gene encoding alanine--tRNA ligase, chloroplastic/mitochondrial isoform X2 gives MAEELLEDISVDLPTSGNSIRQRFLNFYAARGHKVLPSSSLVPDDPTVLLTIAGMLQFKPIFLGKAPREVPCAATSQRCIRTNDIENVGRTSRHHTFFEMLGNFSFGDYFKEEAIRWAWELSISEYGLAADRLWISVYEDDDETFAIWHNVIGVPEDRIKRLGEEDNFWTSGITGPCGPCSEIYYDFHPERGSEDADLGDDSRFIEFYNLVFMQYNKKDDGSLEPLKQKNIDTGLGLERMARILQKVPNNYETDVIFPIIEKASELANVSYALADEPTKTKLKVIGDHMRAIVFLISDGVVPSNIGRGYVARRLIRRAVRTGRLLGIKGDGTGNVEGAFLPILAEKVIELSTQIDPDLKIKSSRIVDELKREELRFVLTLERGEKLLEQMLADAVSNSQGTGNVPCISGKDAFLLYDTYGFPVEITNEVANELGVGVDMKSFDTEMEKQRRQSQAAHNTVKLMVENGANLTESVPDTEFLGYNTLSAKAVVEGLLVRGSPVSCVSEGSEVDIFLDKTPFYAESGGQIGDRGYLYVMEDGNHPKAVIEIKDVQKSLDSVFVHKGTITEGTVEVGGEVEAAVDAKLRQGAKVHHTATHLLQSALKRVIGQETSQAGSLVAFDRLRFDFNFHRPLQDNELMEIERLINTWIGEAIFLETKVMSLTDAKRAGAIAMFGEKYGEQVRVVDVPGVSMELCGGTHVSNTSEIRGFKIISEQGIASGTRRIEAVAGDAFIEYVVARDNYMKQLCSSLKVKAEEVPTRVEALMGELRAARNEVSAARAKAAIYKASAVANRAFTVGTSKKIRMVVECMEDIDADSLKSAAEYLVDFLQDPAAVILGSCPSEEKVSLVVALTPGVVDLGIKAGEIIKPIAKLCGGGGGGRPNFAQAGGKKPENLVGALEEARKDITRQLEK, from the exons ATGGCTGAGGAACTATTAGAAGATATTTCCGTGGATCTTCCAACCAGTGGCAACTCTATACGCCAGAGATTCCTCAACTTCTATGCTGCTAGAGGTCACAAGGTGCTTCCAAGTTCGTCTCTTGTGCCAGATGATCCTACTGTTCTATTGACAATTGCAGGAATGCTTCAGTTCAAGCCCATCTTCCTTGGGAAG GCACCAAGGGAAGTGCCTTGTGCCGCTACCTCTCAAAGATGCATACGTACAAATGACATTGAGAATGTGGGTCGAACTTCTAGACACCATACCTTCTTTGAAATGCTTGGGAATTTTAGTTTTGGAGATTATTTCAAGGAGGAAGCAATCCGATGGGCCTGGGAGCTTTCAATATCAGA ATATGGACTCGCAGCTGATAGATTATGGATTAGTGTTTATGAAGACGATGATGAAACTTTTGCAATATGGCACAATGTG ATAGGCGTTCCTGAAGATCGAATAAAAAGACTAGGTGAAGAGGACAACTTTTGGACCAGTGGAATAACTGGTCCTTGTGGTCCATGCTCTGAAATTTATTATGATTTCCATCCTGAGAGGGGATCTGAAGATGCT GATCTTGGAGATGACTCAAGATTTATAGAGTTCTACAACCTTGTATTTATGCAATACAACAAAAAAGATGACGGTTCACTCGAACCTTTAAAACAAAAGAACATAGATACGGGACTTGGCTTGGAGAGGATGGCTCGCATTCTGCAGAAG GTACCAAACAATTATGAGACTGACGTAATCTTTCCCATCATAGAGAAGGCTTCAGAATTGGCAAATGTCTCATATGCACTTGCAGATGAACCTACAAAAACCAAGCTTAaa GTCATTGGGGACCACATGCGtgcaattgtatttttaatatcaGATGGAGTTGTCCCATCAAATATTGGAAGAGGATATGTGGCTCGGCGTCTCATTAGAAGGGCTGTTCGAACTGGCAGGTTGCTTGGTATAAAAGGTGATGGGACAGGCAACGTTGAAGGAGCTTTTTTGCCAATCCTAGCTGAGAAAGTAATAGAGTTAAGCACCCAAATAGATCCTGATCTGAAGATAAAATCGTCTCGTATTGTTGACGAATTAAAAAGAGAGGAACTTCGTTTTGTACTCACACTAGAAAGGGGAGAAAAGCTTCTTGAGCAGATGTTAGCAGATGCAGTATCAAATTCTCAAGGAACTGGAAATGTTCCCTGTATATCTGGCAAGGATGCATTTCTTTTGTATGACACATATGGATTTCCAGTGGAGATAACCAATGAAGTTGCTAATGAACTTGGTGTTGGTGTAGATATGAAAAGCTTTGATACAGAAATGGAGAAACAAAGACGCCAATCTCAAGCTGCACATAATACTGTAAAACTCATGGTTGAAAATGGTGCAAATCTAACAGAGAGTGTTCCTGATACTGAATTTCTTGGTTATAATACCCTTTCTGCCAAGGCAGTGGTTGAGGGTTTGCTGGTAAGGGGCAGTCCTGTGTCATGTGTCTCTGAAGGAAGTGAAGTGGACATTTTTCTTGACAAAACCCCATTTTATGCTGAATCAGGAGGTCAAATTGGAGATCGTGGTTACCTGTATGTCATGGAGGACGGAAACCATCCAAAAGCTGTCATAGAAATTAAAGATGTCCAGAAATCTCTTGATAGCGTATTTGTACACAAAGGAACTATTACGGAAGGTACAGTGGAGGTTGGTGGAGAAGTAGAAGCTGCAGTAGATGCAAAGCTAAGACAGGGAGCTAAG GTTCATCATACTGCTACTCATTTGCTCCAATCAGCTCTTAAAAGAGTAATAGGCCAGGAAACATCTCAGGCTGGCTCATTGGTGGCTTTTGACCGTCTTAGGTTTGATTTCAACTTCCATAGACCTTTACAAGACAATGAGCTCATGGAAATTGAAAGACTAATCAACACATGGATTGGAGAAGCAATATTTTTGGAAACCAAAGTCATGTCCTTGACTGATGCAAAAAGAGCTGGAGCTATTGCTATGTTTGGAGAAAAATATGGAGAACAG GTGCGCGTGGTCGACGTCCCTGGTGTGTCAATGGAATTATGTGGTGGCACTCATGTCAGTAATACTTCTGAAATACGTGGCTTCAAAATAATTTCTGAACAGGGAATTGCATCTGGAACCAGGCGCATTGAAGCCGTTGCTGGTGATGCTTTTATAGAGTATGTCGTTGCCAGAGATAACTATATGAAGCAGCTATGTTCCTCTCTCAAA gtTAAAGCAGAAGAAGTTCCAACCAGGGTGGAAGCTCTTATGGGAGAGTTACGCGCTGCAAGAAATGAAGTTTCAGCTGCACGTGCAAAAGCTGCTATCTACAAAGCATCAGCAGTTGCTAACAGGGCATTTACCGTTGGAACTTCAAAAAAGATTAG GATGGTAGTTGAGTGCATGGAAGATATTGATGCAGATTCTCTTAAGAGTGCTGCAGAATATTTGGTAGATTTCTTACAAGATCCAGCTGCCGTGATCCTAGGCTCATGCCCTAGTGAAGAGAAGGTCAGTCTGGTTGTTGCTTTAACCCCGGGAGTAGTAGATCTTGGAATTAAAGCAGGTGAAATAATAAAGCCTATAGCTAAATTGTGTGGTGGAGGAGGGGGCGGCAGACCTAATTTTGCACAGGCAGGTGGAAAGAAGCCAGAGAATTTGGTGGGTGCGCTGGAAGAAGCTAGAAAAGACATAACAAGGCAGCTTGAAAAATGA
- the LOC116032011 gene encoding alanine--tRNA ligase, chloroplastic/mitochondrial — protein sequence MGELRAARNEVSAARAKAAIYKASAVANRAFTVGTSKKIRMVVECMEDIDADSLKSAAEYLVDFLQDPAAVILGSCPSEEKVSLVVALTPGVVDLGIKAGEIIKPIAKLCGGGGGGRPNFAQAGGKKPENLVGALEEARKDITRQLEK from the exons ATGGGAGAGTTACGCGCTGCAAGAAATGAAGTTTCAGCTGCACGTGCAAAAGCTGCTATCTACAAAGCATCAGCAGTTGCTAACAGGGCATTTACCGTTGGAACTTCAAAAAAGATTAG GATGGTAGTTGAGTGCATGGAAGATATTGATGCAGATTCTCTTAAGAGTGCTGCAGAATATTTGGTAGATTTCTTACAAGATCCAGCTGCCGTGATCCTAGGCTCATGCCCTAGTGAAGAGAAGGTCAGTCTGGTTGTTGCTTTAACCCCGGGAGTAGTAGATCTTGGAATTAAAGCAGGTGAAATAATAAAGCCTATAGCTAAATTGTGTGGTGGAGGAGGGGGCGGCAGACCTAATTTTGCACAGGCAGGTGGAAAGAAGCCAGAGAATTTGGTGGGTGCGCTGGAAGAAGCTAGAAAAGACATAACAAGGCAGCTTGAAAAATGA
- the LOC116032009 gene encoding nitrate regulatory gene2 protein-like: MVATRHPLLPAPPRIEPHHFPSSPFFSSNSISIITMGCTSSKLDDLPAVALCRERCSFLDEAIHQRYSLAQSHIAYIHSLQSVGLSLHHFFRLHLDHDHDHDHDHDHDHSSAGPPSPVLNPPSHRKADPQPSAYPPDNKPTAIHHHHHHSESSGSHLRFHSDSEDEDSPSASLHHLSDAPTPLHPYADPNSIALDGTYPLPASGRFMHVNFMRNQSTPSVTYQQRPMSPDTVRMGDSSSTSSYYPYPYPNTPNPGSFYNYPSFAGGFLGSSQSPPGHYYNYSSPPTVGAGPSSAPSASEQPPPPPPPPTTSAWDFLNPFESFENFYRPYSPSRDSREVREEEGIPDLEEEDFEHEVVKEVHGDQKFVDSAGAGSYSKAPSKDEDDKPNDSESVYRNRPSVSAENDPVEYEVHVVDKQVVDEVGTSGDRTHVRGFKARGGFKGDSDVMREIQVQFERASESGSELAKMLEVGKLPYNRKHATYQASSKMLHTFTSSLSALSSQPSTSKSDMDDKSDPALLDIEGEVSSLRSKNISSTLQKLYLWEKKLYEEVKVEEKMRVLHERKNQRLKRLDEKGAEAHRVDVTRTLVRSLSTKIRISIQIVDKISEKINKLRDEELWPQLNGFIQGLTRMWKSMLECHQNQCQAIVEAKRLDSIALHKHFSEAHLEATLHLEHELLNWILRFSCWVSTQKGYIIALNNWLMKCLLYVPEETPDGIVPFSPGRIGAPPVFVICNHWSQSLERVSEKEVVDSMRDFATNVLQLWERDKLEMRHRVMANKDMERKVKNLEREDQKIQKEMQALEKRMILVSGEENVLSLNRHAIYQSDTSKNSSLQAGLQRIFEAMERFSANCLKVYEELLQRIEEDNLAREHEKVS, translated from the exons ATGGTCGCCACTCGCCACCCACTTTTACCCGCACCCCCCCGAATTGAACCCCATCATTTTCCCTCTTCCCCTTTCTTCTCCTCcaattcaatttcaattatTACTATGGGTTGCACCAGCTCCAAGCTCGATGACTTGCCGGCGGTCGCCCTCTGTCGGGAGCGTTGCTCCTTTCTCGACGAAGCCATCCACCAGCGCTACTCCCTCGCCCAGTCTCACATCGCTTATATTCACTCCCTTCAATCTGTTGGTCTCTCTCTCCACCACTTCTTCCGTCTCCATCTCGACCACGATCACGATCACGATCACGATCACGATCACGATCACTCCTCTGCTGGACCTCCTTCTCCCGTTCTCAATCCCCCTTCTCACCGTAAAGCCGACCCCCAACCCTCCGCTTATCCTCCCGACAATAAACCTACCGCTattcatcaccaccaccaccactctGAGAGCTCTGGCTCCCACCTTCGCTTCCACTCCGATTCCGAGGACGAAGATTCCCCTTCTGCCTCTTTGCATCACCTCTCCGACGCCCCCACGCCGCTCCATCCCTACGCGGATCCTAATTCCATCGCCCTTGATGGCACCTATCCGCTTCCTGCTTCCGGTAGATTTATGCACGTCAATTTCATGAGGAACCAATCCACGCCATCTGTTACCTATCAACAACGGCCGATGAGCCCTGACACTGTACGGATGGGTGACTCCTCTTCTACTTCTTCTTACTACCCTTATCCTTATCCCAATACCCCAAACCCAGGCTCTTTCTACAATTACCCCAGTTTTGCCGGTGGTTTCCTTGGTTCCTCGCAGTCGCCGCCTGGACACTACTACAATTACTCATCTCCGCCCACTGTCGGGGCAGGACCATCATCTGCGCCGTCGGCTTCCGAAcaacctccgccgccgccgcctccccCAACGACATCAGCTTGGGATTTCTTGAACCCCTTTGAGAGTTTTGAGAACTTTTATCGTCCCTACTCGCCAAGCCGGGATTCTAGGGAGGTGAGAGAAGAGGAGGGAATTCCTGATTTGGAAGAAGAGGATTTTGAGCATGAGGTTGTGAAGGAAGTGCACGGAGATCAGAAGTTTGTGGACAGTGCCGGCGCCGGAAGCTATTCCAAGGCTCCCTCAAAGGATGAGGATGACAAGCCAAATGATTCAGAGTCGGTTTACCGGAATAGACCAAGCGTATCTGCGGAGAATGATCCTGTGGAGTATGAGGTGCATGTCGTGGATAAGCAAGTGGTTGACGAGGTGGGGACATCAGGGGATCGGACCCATGTACGAGGGTTCAAGGCTCGTGGTGGTTTCAAGGGGGATTCTGATGTCATGAGGGAGATTCAGGTTCAATTTGAACGAGCATCAGAATCTGGCAGCGAACTGGCTAAGATGCTAGAGGTTGGAAAGCTTCCTTATAACCGCAAACATGCCACATATCAAG CTTCTTCCAAGATGTTGCACACTTTCACCTCTTCCTTGTCTGCGTTATCATCACAACCTTCTACTTCAAAAAGTGACATGGATGATAAGTCTGATCCTGCTTTGCTAGATATAGAAGGAGAAGTGAGTTCTTTAAGGTCCAAAAATATTTCTTCTACACTGCAGAAGCTTTATCTTTGGGAGAAGAAACTGTATGAAGAAGTTAAG GTTGAGGAGAAAATGAGGGTGCTTCATGAGAGgaaaaatcaaagattgaagcGACTAGATGAAAAGGGTGCTGAGGCTCACAGAGTTGATGTGACAAGAACTTTGGTCAGGAGCCTTTCAACAAAAATTAGGATTTCAATTCAAATTGTTGATAAGATCTCTGAGAAGATAAATAAATTGAGGGATGAAGAGTTGTGGCCACAACTAAATGGATTCATACAAGG GTTAACCAGAATGTGGAAGTCCATGCTTGAGTGCCATCAGAACCAGTGCCAGGCTATTGTGGAAGCGAAACGATTGGATTCCATTGCATTGCACAAACACTTTAGTGAAGCTCATCTTGAAGCCACTTTACACCTTGAGCATGAGCTTCTTAACTGGATTTTAAGATTCTCTTGTTGGGTAAGTACCCAGAAAGGGTATATCATAGCACTGAATAACTGGCTTATGAAATGCCTCCTTTATGTTCCTGAAGAAACTCCTGATGGAATAGTTCCATTCTCACCTGGTAGGATAGGTGCTCCCCCTGTGTTTGTTATTTGTAATCACTGGTCACAATCATTGGAAAGAGTTTCTGAGAAAGAGGTTGTAGACAGTATGCGAGATTTTGCCACAAACGTCCTTCAGCTCTGGGAACGAGATAAGCTAGAAATGCGCCATAGAGTGATGGCCAATAAGGATATGGAGAGAAAAGTGAAGAACCTTGAGAGGGAAGATCAGAAGATACAGAAAGAGATGCAGGCACTAGAAAAAAGGATGATATTGGTTTCTGGGGAGGAGAATGTACTCTCATTAAATAGGCATGCCATTTACCAGAGTGATACAAGCAAAAATAGTAGCCTTCAGGCTGGTCTACAGCGTATCTTTGAGGCTATGGAGAGATTTAGTGCAAATTGCTTGAAAGTGTATGAGGAGCTGTTGCAGCGAATTGAAGAGGATAATCTTGCGCGAGAGCATGAAAAAGTGTCATAG